The following coding sequences are from one Penaeus vannamei isolate JL-2024 unplaced genomic scaffold, ASM4276789v1 unanchor5392, whole genome shotgun sequence window:
- the LOC113818131 gene encoding dual specificity protein phosphatase 23: MSKSKKRENSALAFCSPPWNFSWVVKGEICACAWPESEANIAFLRSKGVRVLVCLSVERQPHRSAKKHMECHVIDVEEFEDPAVEQMSEFISICEKAREEKKVMCVHCRMGRGRTGVMLACYLVRFYQQEPSQAICNVRLMRPGSVETWDQERAVRNYRDYMG; the protein is encoded by the exons ATGAGTAAaagcaagaaaagggaaaacagcgCTCTCGCCTTTTGCTCTCCCCCGTGGAATTTTTCGTGGGTGGTGAAGGGAGAGATCTGTGCCTGCGCCTGGCCGGAGTCCGAGGCAAATATCGCTTTTCTCAG GAGCAAGGGCGTCCGAGTGCTGGTGTGCCTGAGCGTGGAGAGGCAGCCCCACAGGTCAGCGAAGAAGCACATGGAGTGCCACGTGATAGACGTTGAAGAGTTCGAGGACCCCGCCGTCGAGCAGATGAGCGAGTTCATCTCCATCTGCGAGAAGGCTCGCGAGGAAAAAAAG GTTATGTGTGTTCACTGCAGAATGGGTCGCGGGCGAACAGGTGTTATGTTGGCTTGTTACCTCGTCAGGTTCTACCAGCAGGAGCCCAGCCAAGCCATATGCAACGTGCGGTTGATGCGCCCGGGCAGCGTTGAGACGTGGGACCAAGAACGCGCAGTCAGAAACTATCGCGACTACATGGGTTGA